One window of the Camelus ferus isolate YT-003-E chromosome 12, BCGSAC_Cfer_1.0, whole genome shotgun sequence genome contains the following:
- the CCDC134 gene encoding coiled-coil domain-containing protein 134, with protein MDFLQFLAFLSVLLLSGTGVTGTLRTSLDPSLEIYKKMFEVKRREQLLALKNLAQLNDVYQQYKILDVMLRGLFKVLEDSRTVLIAADVLPDGPFPQDEKLKDAFSQVVENTAFFGDVVLRFPKIVHHYFDHNSNWNLLIRWGISFCNQSGVFDQGPHSPILSLMAQELGISEKDSDFQNPFKVDRTEFISSTDPFQKALREEEKRRKKEEKRKEIRKGPRISRSQSEL; from the exons ATGGACTTTCTGCAGTTCCTGGccttcctctctgtcctgctTCTGTCTGGAACAGGAGTCACAGGTACTCTGAGGACCTCCCTGGACCCGAGCCTGGAGATCT ACAAGAAGATGTTTGAGGTGAAGCGACGAGAGCAGTTGTTGGCACTGAAAAATCTAGCACAGCTGAATGATGTCTACCAGCAGTACAAGATCCTTGATGTGATGCTCAGGGGCCTCTTTAAG GTGCTGGAGGACTCCCGGACAGTGCTCATTGCTGCAGATGTGCTCCCAGATGGCCCCTTCCCCCAGGACGAGAAACTGAAAGATG CTTTCTCCCAAGTGGTGGAGAACACGGCCTTCTTCGGTGATGTGGTACTGCGCTTCCCAAAGATTGTGCACCACTACTTTGACCACAACTCCAACTGGAACCTTCTCATCCGCTGGGGCATCAGCTTCTGCAACCAGTCGGGCGTCTTTGACCAGGGGCCCCACTCGCCCATCCTCAGCCTG AtggcccaggagctggggatCAGCGAGAAAGACTCTGACTTCCAGAACCCATTTAAAGTAGACCGCACAGAG TTCATCTCCAGCACTGACCCTTTCCAGAAGGCcctgagagaagaggagaaacgccggaagaaagaggagaagaggaaagagatccGAAAAGGCCCTCGGATCTCGAGATCCCAGTCTGAGTTATAG